In Gossypium hirsutum isolate 1008001.06 chromosome A10, Gossypium_hirsutum_v2.1, whole genome shotgun sequence, the DNA window CCCAACGATCAAGATTTAAATGACCGTCAGTAAAAAACACGGGCTAAAACACGCATTTAAGGGAGCAATTTTGCCACATTAACAAAACACGTCCATGTCAGCGCGTTTTATGCGAACATGACAAAATCGCTCCCTCAAAGACGTATTTTGCCAAAATCTCCCCTTAAAACGCTCTTACGTGAATGCATTTTGAAGTTTTCAGCCCATtccaataaataatgaaaaaaataacccatttccataaataaagttaaaaatagaCATTTATTGGTAAAATATTCGAAAATAAGTGAGTTGGTCAtgttactttaatttttaaattatgaacAGGTAATTTGTTAAGAACTTGGTTACGGAACCGCCCAGTTCCAAGTTAAAAATGACACTCTTCATTCAGCAAAACGTATTTAATTTTTACGATCAAATTTCCAGTCAAAAAGTGGCAAAACATTATTCTCTTACTATAATAACAGTTGATAGTCGAGGAGCAATAGTAATTAGTAAGAGCAATTAAATATTACGCCTTTTATGTAAATGTTTTTAACAGTACAACTTTTATATAGAgaaccaaaaattaaaagaaaaaataaatcccTACTACCCAAACAGTTGAATCATTCATGCCTCCACGGGGAAATAAAATACTAGTAGTAGTATCTAAACTTTAAACAACATAAAAATGGGCTGCAATTGGGTGATCATCATCACTAATTCTCGAATTCTTTTCTACATTCACAATGGCACATCGGACAAATTTTTTTTAGGACAATGcctcaaaagaatattatatatatgctaAAGATTAAAACAAGCAACTAAAATCATAGTTCCAAAGCTAACCAAATACTTGTATATGCCTTCCCCATGCCCAAAATCAATGTTCTCAATGGCTCCAAACCACCAGGAATGCAAGATGATCAGACCTTATAGATCAAAATCTGCTGGTTATATACACAGTTATAAAAATGACGACGATAATGCTAACTGAACTTTTtcagtaaattattattttgtatctCTATTCTAGCAAAACTCGAAATctgaaaatacaattttttatccTATTGAAGCACTCTATTTAGATTTATTTGGGAAGGAACAAATAACCGAAGGTGCATGCACTTTTTTAAAGGCCCATTCTAACCAGAAAACCTACAAAGGCTTTCTCCTTCAAGATATAATAAGAATATCGGTTTCTCACCTTAAATAAATGCTGAGTAGAGCTCGAAATGAATGTCTTCATGGGACCTAGTGGTCTGGTGTTAGCACTGCCAAAGGCACAAaagaatgataaaaatgttagaaTCAAGGCATGATATAGCAAAACTGCCAAAAACAacgtatatattaataaaatcaaagattCATATTAATGTTCTATGGTATACAGGATACTATTATTAATTTGATGTTAGAATGCACTAAACTGCTAGAGTATAAGAGGGACTGGAGGCCAATAAATGCACATCATATTAGTCAATATCAAGAGGCGTCAAATTAATTTGATCTTTGCCTAAGTTTGGGAAACAAATCTGTTAATACGGAAAAGAAAGGTGCAGTTAGTAATatcataattttgcaaaagtataAGGTGCATTTAGCAACCATCAAAAAACATGTGCCCAACTCCAAATAGCAAAACAGACTAAAACAAGTCAGGAATACTGTTTAATGTTCAGCTGGCAGTACAAAGTGTTACAATTAGTGGTGTGATAGGAGAAATCATAGAAACGAAGTTAGAGAAGCCCAAAAGGTAAAGGGGTTAGAATGACATTTTAGAATCAATTAATCACCAGAGACAAAATTTCGATTTTCACACTGCCCCAACCAATAGCTTTTAGGCTGACCAGGATCCTTCATTATTCGTACCCCACTCTTCTTCAGGCTCGTTACCATTGACAAGTACTGCTCCATCATTAGAATCAGCATCCACAACAACAGCCTCCTCTTGGCTACCCTCTTCTCCATTCTGCTCTGAAATCTGATTACATCCATTTGGTTCTGCAGACTGAAGTCcacaaataaaagataaaaacagTAAAATCAGACTGGAGTCCTGAACTACTCAGGGCAGTTCCTACATTTAATATACTGCCGACTTAAAATAGAAACATGTACATATTGATTATATACCTCATGATAAAGATCACCATTTTCAAGTGGCTCCTCATCCTCTACTTGCATGTTTCTGAAAGCTTCCACAAGTGTCATCTGCGATGTATCAGCATGGTTCAAATAGCCCGATGCAGGAGGATAAACACCCCTACAAAACAATCAGAAGTTGATAGCATATCCATCTAAGACAAAAAAATAGGATGCACCACCAAGGCTTTGCAACCAAAGCAAGAGGTAGAAAAAAATCATAGGTCAACCAAGAAGGCCAAACCACTGTAATCTGAAGATGATTTGTCCAAAGAGATCATATAAAAGTGATAACAATAAATAGCAGTGAGGCATACTGTTTGACACAATTAACTAACGAAATAGTAACCAATAACAACTAACACTAACTGACAGGAAGGATTCCTGTTTGATACCTTGTTTCTGCCACTTTAGACTCAACAGAAAGAGAAAGCTCCCAATCCTCAAACAAGTTAGGATACTCTCCAGGATCGGCCAAAGATTCAGCAGCTTTGGGATTAACCTGCAAACAATGTAAAAAAACCTTCAAATCATTTTGCAATTTATagcattaataaatttaataacataGTTTTGACTTTTAAGTATAATAATAGAAACATGCAAGTCCAACTGATTCATGTTGCAAGAGTACAAAGAAATTAAATATCATGACACTTAAGTAGAAGCAGGAAGATACTAAAATGCTGCACCGACAATGACTTGTCAAGCCAATCTTATCCAGAAAAATGAGGTGTTATATAATAACATTAACCATCAACTCGAACAAAAGAGAAAGATATCAAACTACACTAGTTTACATCTGGGATAAAAAAGTGGGGGAAAGTAGATATGTTGACAAGTTGAGACACATGCATAACTCATGAACAACAAGCTTAGAGAGTAAGAAGAATATAGCTTTAATATCATTGATTATATAAACGTGATATTTTCAAATCTAGTAAACCATTCAGAAAATCAAACAACCAGAACTGAATCTAACAAAAGTTTAAGATAAAACTAACCCAACTCAAGAAGAAGAAAGCAGGATAAGGAACACCAGAAATACAATGGGAACTAACCTTGTTGAGGTCTTTTCTCCAAATTGTCACTATCTCTGAAACCTTGCTTGGAAGATAAGATCGAGCCATAAGAGCAGCCTCTGGTATCCGATTGCTGCAAAAGGAATACTTCAATATATCATGACTACCGAGACATATGGAAGTCTATTTTCTTCAGGTACTTGATAAATAATTACCTTTCCACTAAAAGCTGAAGGCAATCCTCCAATTTACCCAACATGAATAAACAAAGGAAAGCAACATTGTTCTTCCCCTGCTCTTTGGAAAGGGATGCCAGTCTTGATATTCCTTCTGCATCTCCCAAAGAGGAATAAAGGAGCAATAAGCCACTCAGGTCCATAGCATGCTTCATGCATTCCTCAGCCATTGCTAGCTGCAATGACAATGGAGAAGTTTAACATAACTAAAGGAAATGAAGGAAAACTAACAACATATATGACATTTTTATGTCCATTGGGCTACATTAAGACAAACAGCATGTCATACAATTCAAAATCTACATCAGAAAATTGTAATGTACATCTGGCATTGAAGAAGATGCAGAGCAAACCTAAGGCCATCTTATAATtcatttatcaattaaataaccAAGTCATAGCTCACATCAACtgagaaataataattaaaagggAAGCTCTGCCTTTCTACATCCTTAAGAGATATGCATTCAAGAGCAAACACATTGAACATTTTCAAATTGTGATTTGCAACCACGTCAGGACACTAGTAGAGAATCAAAAGCTACTAAATATGGGTGATAGGAGAAAGACAATCATAACAGAGTGAAATGGCACAGGAAAAAAGTTGGCAAATTAGAGAACACACAACACCTTTCCAGTGGACAAAGCCAATTTTCCCAACTGTTTCCATTTAGACTCACTCTGAACTTCTGCGGCAATTTCCTGCACAATTGAGCATGAATCTCTAGTGACGATAGAAATTTCTTAAAGATACAATTAAAGCTTaacacaaaatcaaatatataactcaaaatattcaagcAAAGAAAAGATTTAAGAAGTACTTCCATCCCCAAACCAATTAAATAACTCATACCTTAGCAATCTCTAGTTTACCAAGCTGTATGGCAAGCTCAAATCTGTAATCAGGGTCTGTAGCTACTTCTAGTGCATCCTCTACCATGCCTCGTGATTCCAGGAAATGAGCCACACTATCAATCAAGCAAACCACAGATTAAATCCAAAAAGCATTTCAAAAATCACAACTTAAATAAGGAGAAATTGaatataacaattttaaaaataaattgcgTTCAGGGAAAAGGAATGCCCAAAGGTTACAGGGACTAGCTTTAGATTAAGTTACTTATGGCGACAGATTAGACTTGGAATTTGGAGTTTCTCAACACATTCAAATATGATAGAGATATTAGCAAAGATGAAGACAAATTTTCACCCACAAGGGGCAAAAATATTCAGCATGAGATGGCTAATCAAGAACCCAGAAAAATGACACATAGGATGGGAAGGGAGAAAAAGTAAATTCTACACCAGCAGCCCAATTTGAAACAGTTGAAGAATACTGGAAACATAACCATCTATATTCTTTGTAAATGGAAGGAAAATATATTGAGGTGTATAGATACCTATTATGGTGCTCTTTGGGAATAGAAAGTAAAATTTCATTGGCCCTTTCCAACTCTCCACGCATCACAAGAGTCTTGTACTCAATCAGGCTGAGAAGTAACATGTATCCCATAACACTGTATAATATGACACAAATGAGTGAAAATAGACTTTAAAATGCCTTTTCAAAGCAAAACAAACAtgcaattttatataaaaattagcaATCATAAGTCAACTTACTTGAACTCTTTGTCTATCAGATATACCCGACTTTGGCTTGCAAGATATCCCAACAAGTACATTGGACGATCCAAATGAAACATTGTTGTTACCTAAAATCATTAAATCATCAAAGTGAAACCATCAAAACCTACAAAGCCCAATGCATCTAAATGTATGGAACAATTTCAACCCAAGGATAAACATATAACAAATACCTCTCCACCGACACAGTAATTAAGCCTCCAAGAAGAGTTGTTGTAAATGAAACAGTCCCCAACCCAAATGCCGGTCCTGACACGTTCATTGGTTTCATGAAGTAGTTCAAATGCATCCTCAACTCCTTCTTCATCAACCGGTCTTCCACTATCCAAGTAAGATTGAACTACATCTCGCTGCATCATGAAATTATCAAAATTCATTACCACATAACTGTAAGAAATTGTTCATTCAACAAAGGAAGCATCCGCTGGTTCTGCTGATATAATAAGCAGATTACATCAAGGAGACTTACATTGTACTTCAGGATATAAAAAGATGTCTCACTCGCGATTGCCACCAAGTCACCACTATCAGCCCAGTAGAGATTCTGACATGTTCAGTAAAACAAAAAAGACATTTAGGATGCATGGTAGCTAAGAAGCAAATGGAGCATGTAGAGCTATTTTAGCTTACTTTCACAGTAACATCAATTCGACGAATCAACCTGCATTCAGCCCAAtcgtaaaaacaaataaaatcattGGAGCACATTGCCAGTAGAGTACCCCCAAAAATACGCTCAGCAGAGAAGGTTGGCCGGACACTCCTCTTTTCCTGGAAGTTTAAATCTTTGTCAATACCACTACATCGTAAATATGGAACTTGAATATAGCATTAGATAAAATTCCTTAACAAATAGAACTACATTATATACATAATAAGatattaatcatataattatATACACTCCTACAATAGCAAGTCAATTTGTTCAAAGTTTAAATTTCcttgaaacatgaaatccctttccccaaccaaaattttattcATCCAGTTAAGCCCAGCTCTCCAGCAGCAACAGATCTGTCgcttatatcatatatctttcaacaaaagaaaacaaagtctGCAAGCACAACACACAAacttttttatatgaaaaaaaatactttCTAAGGTAAGAAACCATCTAAATGAAAAATTAGTACAAACCTGGAAACTTTTGCTGAAAATCTTAATCTTTGATGTGCTTTCTCTAACAGCATACTCACCATCAGCTGACCAAACACATTCTAATGCAGAACCAAATGACCTATTTCTCCAAGCCAAAGCAGTATATATAATGTACTCACCATCTCCACATACAACAACAAACCTCCCATTTGGGTTATGCTTTAAGCTCTGAGAAAAACAAGATAAAGGGTAAAAGATTACGCATAGACATACACAAATACAGctcacaaaaaaatttaacaaaatattttagtaGCGGCCCTTAAAATTATGCACAAATTCATTTTAAATGATGCTAGAAAGCATCAACTCACTTGAGGGTACAGATCACAGGTCCCCAATTCCTTAACAGCTAAGGGCAATCTTTCTCCATCAGAACCCTAAGAAccagagaaaaaataaaagaaaataaaaatttacaccATCATCTTAAGGTGAAAAATCCAATATTAAAGGTCACACCATGAGTGgagaaagaaatttttttatgacAAATACACTACCTCAAAATCTGCTCCTACACTCTTAATATTCACAGTTTGAATTTCATTTTGCTTAGCCCATATGATTTTCCCACTGTTGTCCATACTTGCTACAGGTACTTCACGGCCAATTTTCACCATAATAGTTCCTTCGTCATACCCAATCACAATCCTGTAAGAAGAAAACAGCAAGAGTTTTATCCTGACATGAAAACTAATCAAGATCTCGGTTCAGAAACCCAATATCATCAATTTGCATGCAGAAAGAAACATCCAACTAAAGAAGTCAGGTCAAGCAACCTAAAATATTGATGGTTATAATTGAATTCTCACATTCTTTCGAAGAGAGTTTTTAGCTTATTTATCACATTGTTTCAGCAAATAGACATACTCTAAACTAAACGACAAGCTGTTCTAGCATTTAATGGCCAAAATATTCATCCTagtatttaagtataaataacctagaaaaaaagttaaaacctgaaaaatgaaataaatatagaACTGTTGCATGATTTAACCAAAAGAAATTACCTCCGTGAACCTTTCATATATCCGATTGCCCAAACTCTCTCAAGACCATAATTCAATGTATTTTCTAGCCTGAAAACAAATGAATTGTTTAAAAAGGTCAATAAGTTGAATAACATAAAGATACCATCGTGTACGTCAAAGACTATTAAGATCAAAATATCTTAGGCAAACACTAATGTATCATgcaagttaaaaatattaatggtGAAGCACTAAAGTGGCTCCAGACCATGGATTTCTACATCTAGGATTAGACTGGTCCAGAGGCCATGTGGCCCAGAATTTCATATTTTGCTTAGCCATGCTTGTTCTGGTATGGTTCCAAACTCAAATTActgttaaatataataataaaaatattgaaaatattttatattgatatttatatattttaataactgAATCCAATATATTTTCAACCCCAAAATACAATTTCCTTCCCCAGGGCTTGGCCCTTGGACATGTTTACTCAAGATGCTCATCCCAACATTTTTCTATGATAAAAAAGCATGGTCACGCTTTAACCAATGCaagaatgagacatgaaattgaAAACAGAGGTGGAATCTTGAATTGTTATGCAGAAACAGAACTGGATAATGTTAGTCTCCCTAAAAAAATATGGGCACTGGAAATCAGAAGGGGGCGGGCATGCCAAAGCAGAAATATTCCTACCTATAAGTGGTAGCATGCCAGATACGAACTGTCCCATCCTCAGAACCAGTGATAATAATGGGAACGTCAGGATGGAAACAAACAGCAGAAACATTGTGCGTGTGGCCTTCCAATGTCTGAACACAACTCTTTGTCTGGTAGTCCCATACCTGCAGCCATGTAATGTATCTGAGAATAGTTCCTCAAGATTTATTTATGACCAAAAGATAACAGAATATAAATAGCAGCTGTAAAGTGTATACCTTAGCAGTGTGGTCATCAGAACCAGTGATCAGATAGGGCTTATCACCTCCTGTAAAGTAATCAACACAATTTACACCTTTCTGATGGGCATCCAGAGTAAAATTTGGGTCAGGGGAGCCAAGGTTCCAAATCTGGAAATTTCAAAGAGAGCCAAGACTGATTTAGCAAAGGTTATATCAAATGAAGTAAgaaataaaacagaaaaaaaaaatacatacagaAAGGTGTCCTTTGTACCTTTATAGTACGGTCAAGAGATGCACTAGCAAAAGTATTAGTGTCCTTCGGATTAAAGGTCACTTGCATGACATAATGGGAATGTCCCTCAAATATCTGAGTACACACCCAACCCTTATCCCAATCCCAAAGCTTTATGAGCATATCATCAGATGATGACAACACATAAGGAAGAGTAGGATGGACAGCGACACATCTAATGTAATCGGTGTGTGCCTCAAATACTTTGACCTTATCCATTGTGTTGTAATTGTATACTCGAATAAACATGTCATCAGCTCCAGCAACAACCCATTGTTTGCGTGCAACAAACTTGGCTGACCTAACTGCAGATGGAAAATGTCAACTTCAGAGAATGGTAATAACTTCATCATGATGAAAACAGACGGAAAAATAGCATCAGTAGACACAGATGAATCACTGAAAACAAATGAATACATACCTGGCAACTCAGTGACTTCAAATGACTTAGCCATGGTCTGTACACCAAGGACAGTTAAGTTAACTCTAAAAGATAAGTAAAATTCCAAACAATTCAAATTCTACATATAATGACTGggaagttaaaaaaaagaagaagaagaagcctaATACTGATTCAATAATATGTTAAGAAATCAAAACCTTAAACCAAATAAATTccatgaaattaataataatttctagACTTATATTATGAAGTAATTATATCAAcgtgcaaaaaaaaattattgttcaTTGAAGAAACAAGAAAAAGATACAAAAATATATTCCACAGATAAAGGATAAGCCATATACGTAGAGAGCTAAAAAGATCCTTGTTCCCATTTTCCATGGATTTAAACAGAGTTTTATGCCAGTAGCCCTACATACAATATAGCACCCATAGATGAGACTAAGGATGATAGTTTAATCATAAACATAACTAGAAGAGCACTATACAGTCCAATGATTTTAGGTTTAGCTCCAACGTATGGAGTGAAATTCAATTATaattagaaattgaaaaaaggaaaaaggagtCAAATAACAGTTAAGAAGTTTGTGAAAGGGACCTATTTCATCAATGAGTCTCAAAGTTCAATTACTCCTAAGCAGGAGTCAAAGGGGACTCTACTCATAAGACTAGAGTGAGTGAAGTGATTGGAGAACTGCCAAAAAATGCTCCATAATTGTAAGATAATACCAATACCAAGTCAAAAGTCATAACAACAGGATACTAGCAATATATCCACAAGATGAGTCAGAATAAAATGAAGAAAACAAATAACCATAAAAGAAGTGACGGAATAAAAAATGGAATTATTCATAATGAAGACAGAGTCAATCTGAGTGTCACACAGCAGGCCTAAAGTTGCTTTAACATAAAAGAAATTCTCAAGCCAAGTAAAGAGATAGGTAAGTTTTTATAACACATTTGTTGGTGTGATAACTAAGAAAAAAGCGTTGGAGTAATCAGAAAGGACAAAACCAGTATGGATTAAGGCTTACTTAAACTAATTGAGTTATATGAATGTTTTCTATAGAAAAACAACCATCTAAATACTCCAATCAAAATTTCTTGCATAGCATCCCACAACACCCATGTAAGTGCACTGTGACAGATGGTGGAAAAAATGTTTCAGAGTAACAAAAGATAAAGCTCTATTATGAACTTTTCGAAATAGCTTCTTTCCATCATTACTTCAAAATATAGTTACGAAAAGCATTAAAGAGAAGCAAACAGgatagttatttattttatatactaaCAGAAATCATCATGTatatccatttattcaaccaTTTTTTCAGATTCTGGCAATGCACTAACATGTAACACGGCAAACCTTCCAGTTTTGGCAATCAATAAAACTCTCATACCTGTGACTGATAGTTCCAGATGCACACAGTTCCAGAATACAAACTTGCTAGAATCCTGCAATAAGATTTATAATAGATCACATTTATTCTTCAAGCTTGAAAAGGCCAAAATTCAAATAAATGGGAAACCGAATAAAAAGTAGAAACTACCATGGTTCCGTTGGATGGAGATCTACGGATTTTACTCTCTCTGACCTTTGAGCAAGTTTCCTCTGAACCAAACATCACAATTAAGAACATTACTTACACATTTGCAAAACATTCACACAAAAACAATAAGAAGATCTATCCCGCACATAAAACCGAAGTGAAATGAAATTGATTACACATACCTTAATTTCGAGTCTGAGAGGctgtttgaaagaaaagaaaaaaacacgcAATTAGTAAACTGAACAAAGGTCTTAAATCAAACTCATTGGACGAAGTAGGAAAGAAATCAAAACTGGAATTGCAACATTCATAATGAACGAgtcaaataaggaaaaaaaaaacaaattcacTCGGCAGATCTCAACTATATTCAAATCCCTAACACTCCAGCTTGGCTGAATAGTACTGAAATGAGAACAACAAAGGGCGACGTAGAAAGGCGGTATAACTGGGGCAAAACATAATTGAAAAACCTTCCCATTTCTGTTTCCATAAATTAAAGAGAAGATTGGAACTGGGAAAGCAAGCAAAGGGGGAATTGAACCAGATCTAATGCGGAACGAAACAGATCAAGAAATCAACTAACCATTTTCGAAGACTAATTAAAGAAGAAGCCTGGATCGAGATCGTGGTTTTAACAGAGAAAGAGGTGTTCTTTGATTGGTGCAATGTAAAAATAATAGAGACAGAGAGCTCGCCCCTGTTTCGTGCGTTTTAGCGTAAAAATATGAATTAGAAAAGAGACGAGACGCTTTGGAGTTAAAAGGGATGGATTATTTACGGAAGTGCCACTCCccgctttttctttttttctttaaacgAAAAAAATGATGCACCAAATGGTATTACTATACTCATTCAATGAAATGTCATTAGAAAGGACATGGCTAAAACTGAACGAATCAAATTTTGCATTGCTCATTGCCTGCAACAAACTTGAAGCTCACTGCTGAAGATAAGGCATCTCATTTGGATAATGCTGTGCATGCATTTTAGTTGAATTTTGTTAAAAGACTTTTGTTTAAACAAAGATAATAGAAAACTTGAAGCCCTAAAACAGGAAATTTCCAGCAATTAATAGTAGACGAAAACTGAAGTCTCACCATTTTGTTGAAGTTGGTTTTTGCGGCAAAAGAGAAATATGTTTGAAAGCTGAAATAATTTCTTGTAATAAATTTGAAAAGGCAACAACTGTTTATCTGAAAAGGCAACAACTGTTTATGAATATATAGTATGGGGAGGCTTTGCCATTAAGTAAAATGATGATGCATTTACAGATCTGCCGTTGCCAGAGACTTTTCAGTCTCCCACTCTCCCTCTATGCAGTGTCATTCCATGCGGTCTTGTCCGTTGATTACTTGGGGCGTGCTGGAATTAACGGTCAAGATTAAGCTTACACGTTGTTCACCAATAGTTTTGAccatgcaataaaaataaaaaatatttaaaaacggAGGAGCCAGTCGGGTTATTTCGGGGAAGCAGATGCCGTGAAGATGACCATATGTAACAAACAAGGCTAGATTATAGCACTTGggtgaaattttcacataataaatttataaaatgtaaatgatatttttaatatgttcCAAATTAAAAATGTTCCAAATcttatttttagcaaaaaaaaatttaaatttatgataaaaataacCCATAAAATTGCATTGAGACTCTGCAAAAACAACATGGGAATGATCTCTCATTCATAGGTATCGAATCTTTGCCTGTCTAAAGGCTAAAATTGCAAAAAGTAATTTACTCTAAGTGCTTCAATTCCTTAATTTGATAATTGATAGATATTCATGATTTATCGAATACTTATTTTAAACCTTTCAATTTTTAGTACTCATTAATAGAATTTTACATGGCCGAATTATCTGGTTCGGTCTAAAGGCCTGCCTGAAAAGtgaaaaaatttgaataaaatataagcGCTTGAGCTAAAAAAATAGTACTCATTTAAAAAATGGACTGAGTCTTGAGTAAGAATTTTTTTGGCTTGGCCCGaatatctattttcttttttttttcattattttgctacaatttcataattattatttaagtatacaattttttaaatttatttttaatttattgagaaacatttattttaatgtttttagtattatt includes these proteins:
- the LOC107897242 gene encoding coatomer subunit beta'-2 isoform X1 gives rise to the protein MPLRLEIKRKLAQRSERVKSVDLHPTEPWILASLYSGTVCIWNYQSQTMAKSFEVTELPVRSAKFVARKQWVVAGADDMFIRVYNYNTMDKVKVFEAHTDYIRCVAVHPTLPYVLSSSDDMLIKLWDWDKGWVCTQIFEGHSHYVMQVTFNPKDTNTFASASLDRTIKIWNLGSPDPNFTLDAHQKGVNCVDYFTGGDKPYLITGSDDHTAKVWDYQTKSCVQTLEGHTHNVSAVCFHPDVPIIITGSEDGTVRIWHATTYRLENTLNYGLERVWAIGYMKGSRRIVIGYDEGTIMVKIGREVPVASMDNSGKIIWAKQNEIQTVNIKSVGADFEGSDGERLPLAVKELGTCDLYPQSLKHNPNGRFVVVCGDGEYIIYTALAWRNRSFGSALECVWSADGEYAVRESTSKIKIFSKSFQEKRSVRPTFSAERIFGGTLLAMCSNDFICFYDWAECRLIRRIDVTVKNLYWADSGDLVAIASETSFYILKYNRDVVQSYLDSGRPVDEEGVEDAFELLHETNERVRTGIWVGDCFIYNNSSWRLNYCVGGEVTTMFHLDRPMYLLGYLASQSRVYLIDKEFNVMGYMLLLSLIEYKTLVMRGELERANEILLSIPKEHHNSVAHFLESRGMVEDALEVATDPDYRFELAIQLGKLEIAKEIAAEVQSESKWKQLGKLALSTGKLAMAEECMKHAMDLSGLLLLYSSLGDAEGISRLASLSKEQGKNNVAFLCLFMLGKLEDCLQLLVESNRIPEAALMARSYLPSKVSEIVTIWRKDLNKVNPKAAESLADPGEYPNLFEDWELSLSVESKVAETRGVYPPASGYLNHADTSQMTLVEAFRNMQVEDEEPLENGDLYHESAEPNGCNQISEQNGEEGSQEEAVVVDADSNDGAVLVNGNEPEEEWGTNNEGSWSA
- the LOC107897242 gene encoding coatomer subunit beta'-2 isoform X2; the protein is MPLRLEIKRKLAQRSERVKSVDLHPTEPWILASLYSGTVCIWNYQSQTMAKSFEVTELPVRSAKFVARKQWVVAGADDMFIRVYNYNTMDKVKVFEAHTDYIRCVAVHPTLPYVLSSSDDMLIKLWDWDKGWVCTQIFEGHSHYVMQVTFNPKDTNTFASASLDRTIKIWNLGSPDPNFTLDAHQKGVNCVDYFTGGDKPYLITGSDDHTAKVWDYQTKSCVQTLEGHTHNVSAVCFHPDVPIIITGSEDGTVRIWHATTYRLENTLNYGLERVWAIGYMKGSRRIVIGYDEGTIMVKIGREVPVASMDNSGKIIWAKQNEIQTVNIKSVGADFEGSDGERLPLAVKELGTCDLYPQSLKHNPNGRFVVVCGDGEYIIYTALAWRNRSFGSALECVWSADGEYAVRESTSKIKIFSKSFQEKRSVRPTFSAERIFGGTLLAMCSNDFICFYDWAECRLIRRIDVTVKNLYWADSGDLVAIASETSFYILKYNRDVVQSYLDSGRPVDEEGVEDAFELLHETNERVRTGIWVGDCFIYNNSSWRLNYCVGGEVTTMFHLDRPMYLLGYLASQSRVYLIDKEFNVMGYMLLLSLIEYKTLVMRGELERANEILLSIPKEHHNSVAHFLESRGMVEDALEVATDPDYRFELAIQLGKLEIAKEIAAEVQSESKWKQLGKLALSTGKLAMAEECMKHAMDLSGLLLLYSSLGDAEGISRLASLSKEQGKNNVAFLCLFMLGKLEDCLQLLVESNRIPEAALMARSYLPSKVSEIVTIWRKDLNKVNPKAAESLADPGEYPNLFEDWELSLSVESKVAETRGVYPPASGYLNHADTSQMTLVEAFRNMQVEDEEPLENGDLYHESAEPNGCNQISEQNGEEGSQEEAVVVDADSNDGAVLVNGNEPEEEWVLTPDH